A window from Cellulomonas sp. C5510 encodes these proteins:
- the hpt gene encoding hypoxanthine phosphoribosyltransferase — MNADDMGADLERVLLTEEQLGTRLDEIAAQIDADYAGREILLVGVLKGAVMVMADLARRISTPLAMDWMAVSSYGSGTKSSGVVRILKDLDADLTGRHVLVVEDIIDSGLTLSWLLANLRSRGPATVEIATMLRKPDAAKVEVDVRYVGFDIPNEFVVGYGLDYAERYRNLPFVGTLAPHVYAS, encoded by the coding sequence AGCGCGTGCTCCTGACCGAGGAGCAGCTCGGCACCCGCCTGGACGAGATCGCCGCGCAGATCGACGCGGACTACGCCGGCCGGGAGATCCTGCTGGTCGGCGTGCTCAAGGGCGCCGTCATGGTGATGGCCGACCTGGCCCGCCGCATCAGCACCCCGCTCGCGATGGACTGGATGGCGGTGTCCTCCTACGGGTCGGGCACCAAGTCGTCCGGGGTCGTGCGCATCCTCAAGGACCTCGACGCCGACCTCACCGGCCGGCACGTGCTCGTCGTCGAGGACATCATCGACTCCGGCCTGACGCTGTCGTGGCTGCTGGCGAACCTGCGCAGCCGCGGCCCGGCGACCGTCGAGATCGCGACGATGCTCCGCAAGCCCGACGCCGCCAAGGTCGAGGTCGACGTCCGGTACGTCGGTTTCGACATCCCGAACGAGTTCGTCGTGGGCTACGGCCTGGACTACGCGGAGAGGTACCGCAACCTGCCGTTCGTCGGCACGCTCGCGCCGCACGTCTACGCGTCCTGA
- the ftsH gene encoding ATP-dependent zinc metalloprotease FtsH: MTLKRLTRGPVLWIILAVLILWIGASAFMGSGVQRIDTSDGLELIRDDKVEQARITEGAQRVDLTLKDDFVKDEQNLGKDVQFYYVVPQGPAVVEAIAEADPSGGYTSDVPQQSWWASLLGVMLPFIIILGLFWFLMSSMQGGGSRVMSFGKSKAKLVSKESPQVTFADVAGVDEAVEELQEIKEFLSEPSKFQAVGAKIPKGVLLYGPPGTGKTLLARAVAGEAGVPFYSISGSDFVEMFVGVGASRVRDLFEQAKQNAPAIIFIDEIDAVGRHRGAGMGGGHDEREQTLNQMLVEMDGFDVKTNVILIAATNRPDILDPALLRPGRFDRQVSVEAPDLKGRERILQVHAQGKPMATDVDLGAVARRTPGFTGADLANVLNEAALLTARSNAQIVDNRALDEAIDRVIAGPQKRTRVMNVKEQKITAYHEGGHALVAAALRYTDPVTKVTILPRGRALGYTMVMPTEDKYSTTRNELLDQLAYAMGGRVAEELVFHDPTTGASNDIEKATATARKMVTQFGMSERVGAVKLGQDGSEPFVGRDMGHGRDYSETVAGTVDVEVRRLMDAAHTEAWEILVEYRDVLDRLVLELLEKETLNQAELEQIFAPITKRPPRDVWLSSEQRSVSDRPPVLTPAEKAAQNGSVVPQDEAAAAKDEHPPVGVVEVPPGQTPDVGPAGSEATPDGPGPGAGPRA; the protein is encoded by the coding sequence ATGACACTCAAGCGCCTCACCCGCGGACCCGTCCTGTGGATCATCCTGGCCGTCCTGATCCTCTGGATCGGGGCGAGCGCCTTCATGGGGTCCGGCGTGCAGCGGATCGACACCTCCGACGGCCTCGAGCTCATCCGCGACGACAAGGTCGAGCAGGCCCGGATCACGGAGGGCGCGCAGCGGGTCGACCTCACGCTGAAGGACGACTTCGTCAAGGACGAGCAGAACCTCGGCAAGGACGTGCAGTTCTACTACGTCGTGCCGCAGGGCCCGGCCGTGGTGGAGGCGATCGCGGAGGCGGACCCGTCCGGTGGCTACACCTCGGACGTCCCGCAGCAGTCGTGGTGGGCGAGCCTGCTCGGGGTGATGCTGCCGTTCATCATCATCCTGGGGCTGTTCTGGTTCCTCATGTCGTCCATGCAGGGCGGCGGCTCGCGGGTCATGTCGTTCGGCAAGTCCAAGGCCAAGCTGGTGTCGAAGGAGTCGCCGCAGGTCACGTTCGCCGACGTCGCGGGCGTGGACGAGGCCGTCGAGGAGCTCCAGGAGATCAAGGAGTTCCTGTCGGAGCCGTCGAAGTTCCAGGCGGTCGGCGCGAAGATCCCGAAGGGCGTGCTCCTGTACGGCCCGCCGGGCACGGGCAAGACGCTGCTCGCGCGCGCCGTCGCGGGCGAGGCGGGCGTGCCGTTCTACTCGATCTCCGGCTCGGACTTCGTCGAGATGTTCGTCGGCGTGGGCGCCAGCCGGGTGCGCGACCTGTTCGAGCAGGCGAAGCAGAACGCCCCCGCGATCATCTTCATCGACGAGATCGACGCCGTCGGCCGGCACCGCGGCGCGGGCATGGGCGGCGGGCACGACGAGCGCGAGCAGACCCTCAACCAGATGCTGGTCGAGATGGACGGCTTCGACGTCAAGACGAACGTCATCCTCATCGCGGCCACGAACCGCCCGGACATCCTCGACCCCGCCCTGCTGCGGCCCGGCCGGTTCGACCGCCAGGTGTCCGTCGAGGCGCCCGACCTCAAGGGCCGCGAGCGCATCCTCCAGGTGCACGCGCAGGGCAAGCCGATGGCCACGGACGTCGACCTCGGCGCGGTCGCGCGCCGCACGCCCGGGTTCACGGGCGCGGACCTCGCGAACGTGCTGAACGAGGCGGCGCTGCTCACCGCGCGCTCCAACGCGCAGATCGTCGACAACCGCGCGCTGGACGAGGCGATCGACCGCGTGATCGCCGGCCCGCAGAAGCGCACGCGCGTCATGAACGTCAAGGAGCAGAAGATCACCGCGTACCACGAGGGCGGGCACGCCCTGGTCGCGGCGGCGCTCCGGTACACCGACCCGGTCACGAAGGTGACGATCCTGCCGCGCGGCCGGGCGCTGGGGTACACGATGGTCATGCCCACCGAGGACAAGTACTCGACCACGCGCAACGAGCTGCTCGACCAGCTCGCGTACGCGATGGGCGGCCGCGTCGCCGAGGAGCTCGTCTTCCACGACCCGACCACGGGCGCGAGCAACGACATCGAGAAGGCCACGGCGACCGCGCGCAAGATGGTCACCCAGTTCGGCATGAGCGAGCGGGTCGGCGCGGTCAAGCTCGGCCAGGACGGCAGCGAGCCGTTCGTGGGCCGCGACATGGGCCACGGGCGCGACTACTCCGAGACGGTGGCCGGCACGGTCGACGTCGAGGTGCGCCGCCTCATGGACGCCGCGCACACCGAGGCGTGGGAGATCCTCGTCGAGTACCGCGACGTGCTCGACCGGCTGGTGCTGGAGCTGCTCGAGAAGGAGACGCTCAACCAGGCGGAGCTCGAGCAGATCTTCGCGCCGATCACGAAGCGGCCGCCGCGCGACGTCTGGCTGTCCAGCGAGCAGCGCTCCGTGTCGGACCGGCCCCCGGTGCTCACGCCCGCGGAGAAGGCCGCGCAGAACGGCTCGGTGGTGCCGCAGGACGAGGCCGCCGCCGCCAAGGACGAGCACCCGCCGGTCGGCGTCGTCGAGGTGCCGCCGGGCCAGACCCCGGACGTCGGCCCCGCGGGCTCCGAGGCGACCCCGGACGGCCCCGGCCCCGGCGCCGGGCCGCGGGCCTGA
- the folE gene encoding GTP cyclohydrolase I FolE → MTDAGGPPAEDDRRAPREVPPYDAPRAEAAIRELLLAVGEDPDRDGLRDTPARVARAYQEIFAGLRQDPKDVLSATFDIGHEEMVLVKDIEVYSTCEHHLVPFHGVAHIGYIPGASGRVTGLSKLARLVDVFARRPQVQERMTGEIADALVEVLEPRGVIVVVQCEHLCMSMRGVRKPGSRTVTSAVRGQMRNPATRAEAMSLVLGR, encoded by the coding sequence GTGACCGACGCGGGAGGGCCCCCGGCGGAGGACGACCGGCGGGCTCCGCGCGAGGTCCCGCCGTACGACGCACCGCGCGCGGAGGCGGCGATCCGCGAGCTCCTGCTGGCGGTGGGGGAGGACCCCGACCGGGACGGGCTGCGGGACACCCCGGCGCGCGTGGCCCGGGCCTACCAGGAGATCTTCGCGGGTCTGCGCCAGGACCCGAAGGACGTGCTGAGCGCGACCTTCGACATCGGGCACGAGGAGATGGTCCTGGTCAAGGACATCGAGGTGTACTCGACGTGCGAGCACCACCTCGTCCCGTTCCACGGCGTCGCCCACATCGGCTACATCCCCGGCGCGTCCGGTCGCGTGACGGGGCTGTCCAAGCTCGCCCGGCTGGTCGACGTGTTCGCCCGGCGGCCGCAGGTGCAGGAACGCATGACCGGGGAGATCGCGGACGCCCTGGTGGAGGTCCTGGAGCCGCGCGGGGTCATCGTGGTCGTGCAGTGCGAGCACCTGTGCATGTCGATGCGCGGGGTCCGCAAGCCCGGTTCGCGCACCGTGACGTCGGCCGTGCGCGGCCAGATGCGCAACCCGGCGACGCGCGCCGAGGCGATGAGCCTCGTGCTCGGCCGCTGA
- the folP gene encoding dihydropteroate synthase — MRPPSPLPPALTSAGQAGRTVVMGVLNVTPDSFSDGGRWFTPEAAVAHGLALVADGADLLDVGGESTRPGAARVPVAEELDRVLPVVRELAGRGVPVSVDTTRAEVAEAAVAAGAVVVNDVSGGLADPAIREVVARTGVVYVAMHWRGHADVMDDLAQYDDVVTDVRRELAQRVAELREAGVADHQVVLDPGLGFAKPGAANWPLLARLPELVADGFPVLVGASRKRFLGHLLAGPDGTPAPPGARDAATAAVSALAAAAGAWGVRVHEARGTADAVRVAARWTAAVPSGRDDR, encoded by the coding sequence GTGCGTCCCCCCTCGCCGCTCCCGCCCGCGCTGACGTCCGCCGGTCAGGCCGGCCGGACGGTCGTGATGGGCGTGCTGAACGTGACGCCGGACTCGTTCTCCGACGGCGGGCGCTGGTTCACGCCGGAGGCCGCGGTGGCGCACGGCCTCGCGCTGGTCGCCGACGGCGCGGACCTGCTGGACGTGGGCGGCGAGTCGACCCGTCCCGGCGCAGCCCGGGTGCCGGTCGCCGAGGAGCTCGACCGGGTGCTGCCCGTGGTGCGGGAGCTCGCGGGCCGCGGGGTGCCCGTCAGCGTCGACACGACGCGGGCGGAGGTCGCGGAGGCGGCGGTGGCTGCGGGCGCCGTCGTGGTGAACGACGTGTCGGGCGGACTCGCGGACCCCGCGATCCGCGAGGTGGTCGCGCGCACCGGTGTCGTGTACGTCGCGATGCACTGGCGCGGCCACGCCGACGTCATGGACGACCTGGCGCAGTACGACGACGTGGTGACCGACGTGCGCCGGGAGCTCGCGCAGCGGGTCGCCGAGCTGCGGGAGGCCGGCGTCGCGGACCACCAGGTGGTGCTCGACCCGGGACTGGGCTTCGCGAAGCCCGGTGCGGCGAACTGGCCGCTGCTCGCCCGGCTGCCCGAGCTCGTCGCGGACGGGTTCCCGGTGCTGGTCGGCGCGTCCCGCAAGCGGTTCCTCGGGCACCTGCTCGCCGGCCCGGACGGGACACCCGCCCCGCCGGGGGCCCGGGACGCGGCGACGGCGGCGGTCTCGGCGCTGGCAGCGGCCGCGGGTGCGTGGGGAGTGCGCGTGCACGAGGCTCGGGGGACGGCGGACGCGGTGCGCGTCGCCGCGCGGTGGACGGCCGCGGTGCCGTCCGGGAGGGACGACCGATGA
- the folK gene encoding 2-amino-4-hydroxy-6-hydroxymethyldihydropteridine diphosphokinase, with the protein MSDEDEVLGRTGRRLDRIRLVGVTATGYHGVFEHERREGQTFVADVTAHLDTRRAAATDDLAHTLDYGALAEQVAAVLAGEPADLVETVAERIAATVLGHHQVQAVDVAVHKPQAPITVPFADVVVEVRRDRSWLPAAEPLDAQSSVPWHPVTAPSAEPAAAPPAEDDPLPVPDLVAAGPQLPSAPLPAPTPPSGAAATAALPLAAAGALPGPGADAVPAGPGSDEPRPLDVPGEADRAGGPVRPAVATPAPPGGPDEPSGVPVAAVVPDGLGAGVGAWPADDDVVEAELVQDAMDVPPDEPVEVVLAIGSNVGPAQDTLRDAVADLAAVPGLEVVDVSALARTAPVGGPDQPDFLNAVVIARTTLSPRDLLRATAEVERVHGRERTVRWGPRTLDVDIVVYGQVSAVTDDLELPHPRAHERAFVLQPWAQVRPDAVLHGLGGGPVAALAATAPDRDGVRWLALDWLTAPVPAALPDPGAQPAAASPWPGTEPDPSDAPGPSGPSDPADPLGPVDRRDL; encoded by the coding sequence ATGAGCGACGAGGACGAGGTCCTGGGCCGCACGGGCCGGCGGCTGGACCGGATCCGGCTGGTGGGCGTGACGGCCACGGGCTACCACGGGGTGTTCGAGCACGAGCGCCGCGAGGGGCAGACGTTCGTGGCGGACGTGACGGCCCACCTCGACACCCGGCGCGCCGCCGCGACGGACGACCTCGCGCACACGCTGGACTACGGCGCGCTCGCGGAGCAGGTCGCGGCCGTGCTGGCGGGGGAGCCCGCGGACCTCGTCGAGACCGTCGCCGAGCGCATCGCCGCGACCGTCCTCGGGCACCACCAGGTGCAGGCCGTCGACGTGGCGGTGCACAAGCCGCAGGCACCCATCACGGTGCCGTTCGCGGACGTGGTCGTCGAGGTGCGCCGGGACCGCTCCTGGCTGCCGGCCGCCGAGCCGCTCGACGCGCAGTCGTCCGTCCCGTGGCACCCCGTGACCGCGCCGTCGGCGGAGCCCGCCGCGGCGCCGCCCGCCGAGGACGACCCCCTGCCGGTCCCGGACCTCGTCGCCGCGGGGCCGCAGCTCCCGTCGGCGCCGCTGCCCGCGCCGACGCCGCCGAGCGGGGCCGCCGCGACCGCCGCGCTGCCGCTCGCCGCCGCCGGTGCCCTCCCCGGACCGGGGGCGGATGCGGTGCCCGCAGGCCCCGGCTCCGACGAGCCCCGCCCCCTGGACGTGCCCGGCGAGGCGGACCGGGCCGGCGGCCCCGTCCGGCCCGCGGTCGCGACCCCCGCGCCGCCCGGTGGGCCGGACGAGCCGTCGGGCGTGCCGGTCGCGGCCGTCGTGCCCGACGGGTTGGGCGCCGGGGTGGGCGCGTGGCCCGCTGACGACGACGTCGTCGAGGCCGAGCTCGTGCAGGACGCGATGGACGTGCCGCCGGACGAGCCGGTGGAGGTCGTCCTCGCGATCGGCTCGAACGTCGGCCCGGCGCAGGACACGCTGCGCGACGCCGTCGCCGACCTCGCGGCGGTGCCCGGCCTGGAGGTGGTGGACGTCTCGGCGCTCGCCCGCACCGCGCCCGTCGGCGGTCCCGACCAGCCGGACTTCCTCAACGCCGTCGTCATCGCGCGCACCACGCTGTCCCCGCGGGACCTGCTGCGGGCCACCGCGGAGGTCGAGCGCGTGCACGGGCGCGAGCGGACCGTGCGCTGGGGCCCCCGGACGCTGGACGTCGACATCGTCGTGTACGGGCAGGTGTCGGCCGTGACCGACGACCTGGAGCTCCCGCACCCGCGGGCGCACGAGCGGGCGTTCGTCCTGCAGCCGTGGGCGCAGGTCCGGCCGGACGCGGTGCTGCACGGCCTGGGCGGCGGCCCGGTCGCGGCGCTGGCGGCCACCGCGCCCGACCGGGACGGCGTGCGCTGGCTGGCGCTGGACTGGCTGACGGCCCCGGTGCCGGCGGCTCTGCCCGACCCGGGCGCGCAGCCCGCCGCGGCGTCCCCCTGGCCGGGCACGGAGCCGGACCCGTCGGACGCGCCCGGCCCGTCCGGCCCGTCCGACCCGGCCGACCCGCTCGGACCCGTCGACCGCCGGGACCTCTGA
- a CDS encoding DUF3180 domain-containing protein produces the protein MQRTHARTLLLVAAVTAALGWLVLRLLASRGVEPPPVPWPMVAVLLLIAAVVLGMGWSVRQYLRGRHPTLDPVRAARTAVLAKASCYTGALLSGWYAAQVLVVLGDLDIDAQRDRATSAGLAVLGAVVLAVTGLVVEWFCRIPPPSDPEDAAGPRGDASPDAAHG, from the coding sequence ATGCAGCGCACCCACGCCCGCACGCTGCTGCTCGTCGCCGCCGTCACCGCGGCGCTGGGGTGGCTGGTGCTGCGGCTGCTCGCCAGCCGCGGCGTCGAGCCGCCGCCGGTGCCGTGGCCGATGGTCGCGGTCCTGCTGCTGATCGCGGCGGTCGTCCTCGGCATGGGCTGGTCGGTGCGGCAGTACCTGCGGGGCCGGCACCCCACGCTCGACCCGGTGCGGGCCGCACGGACCGCGGTGCTCGCGAAGGCCTCCTGCTACACGGGGGCGCTGCTGTCGGGCTGGTACGCCGCGCAGGTGCTCGTCGTGCTGGGGGACCTCGACATCGACGCGCAGCGCGACCGGGCGACCTCCGCGGGCCTGGCCGTGCTCGGGGCGGTCGTGCTGGCGGTGACCGGGCTCGTCGTGGAGTGGTTCTGCCGGATCCCTCCGCCCAGCGACCCGGAGGACGCGGCGGGCCCTCGGGGTGACGCGTCTCCGGACGCGGCGCACGGCTGA
- a CDS encoding PH domain-containing protein, whose protein sequence is MTTPDGGAAALPQPDAVPATPPSPVPSSEPFEPAGVVWTPVSSRLATARLVVGLCWLGVPLLALVLAAALSGVAWLWAGAAVLAVLTVWLLWLVPRQVRAMGYAERADDLLLRRGILFRSMVVVPYGRMQYVDVTAGPLARRLGIASVQLHTASPGTDASIDGLPTAEAARLRDQLASRGEARLAGL, encoded by the coding sequence ATGACCACGCCTGACGGTGGCGCCGCCGCCCTCCCGCAGCCCGACGCCGTGCCCGCGACGCCGCCGTCCCCGGTACCCAGCAGCGAGCCGTTCGAGCCTGCCGGGGTCGTCTGGACGCCCGTGTCGAGCCGTCTCGCGACCGCGCGCCTCGTGGTGGGGCTCTGCTGGCTGGGGGTGCCGCTGCTCGCGCTGGTGCTCGCCGCGGCGCTCTCCGGCGTCGCGTGGCTGTGGGCCGGTGCCGCGGTGCTCGCGGTCCTGACGGTCTGGCTGCTGTGGCTCGTGCCGCGGCAGGTCCGCGCGATGGGGTACGCCGAGCGCGCCGACGACCTGCTGCTGCGCCGGGGCATCCTGTTCCGCTCGATGGTCGTGGTCCCCTACGGCCGCATGCAGTACGTCGACGTGACGGCCGGCCCGCTCGCACGCCGCCTCGGCATCGCGTCCGTCCAGCTCCACACCGCGTCGCCGGGCACGGACGCGTCGATCGACGGCCTCCCGACGGCCGAGGCCGCCCGGCTGCGGGACCAGCTCGCCTCGCGCGGCGAGGCCCGCCTGGCGGGGCTGTGA
- a CDS encoding PH domain-containing protein, translated as MHPVTPAVKGWKVLVAVLAVIVWNSADDVRELAEWLGARAWLFLAGGVVLVGLIGFGYSAVAWRMTRFAVTDDAVHLRSGVLFRQQRQARLDRLQAVDVVQPLLARILGLSELRLEVAGGAGSAVSLAFLREAEAEQLRAELLARAAGLHRPAGVPPLAVPAGVDLEPVGADGADGAGGADGAPGTGRPGPAAVGGVAPGAPGTPTAGPGAHDAGAPGWVGPAPVAPERPVYEVPVGRLLGSTLLSSATFWLLGILVAVVALIATSGRFESAFALLPALLGVVSYSWTRFNRGANFRAAISPDGIRLRHGLTEARAQTVPPGRVQAVQVTQGLLWRRADWWRVEVNVAGYGAGTEQTHTENVLLPVGTRDDALLALWLVLPDLGTPDPRALVDAGLTGREADGTWAVAPRRSRWLDPVGWRRHGVTVTDRALVLRSGVLVRRLVVVPHERTQSLGLAQGPLQRRLGLASFQLHSTPGPVSPRVDHLDARVAAGLLDEQSTRARTARAGAGPEQWMRRA; from the coding sequence ATGCACCCCGTCACCCCGGCGGTGAAGGGCTGGAAGGTGCTCGTGGCGGTGCTCGCGGTGATCGTGTGGAACTCCGCGGACGACGTGCGCGAGCTCGCCGAGTGGCTGGGCGCCCGCGCCTGGTTGTTCCTCGCGGGCGGTGTCGTCCTGGTCGGGCTGATCGGGTTCGGGTACTCGGCGGTCGCGTGGCGCATGACGCGGTTCGCCGTCACCGACGACGCGGTGCACCTGCGGTCCGGCGTGCTGTTCCGGCAGCAGCGGCAGGCCCGGCTGGACCGGTTGCAGGCCGTCGACGTCGTGCAGCCCCTCCTCGCGCGGATCCTCGGGCTGTCCGAGCTGCGGCTGGAGGTCGCCGGCGGCGCTGGTTCCGCGGTCTCGCTCGCGTTCCTGCGCGAGGCGGAGGCCGAGCAGCTGCGGGCGGAGCTGCTCGCCCGGGCGGCCGGGCTGCACCGCCCGGCGGGGGTGCCGCCCCTGGCCGTGCCCGCGGGCGTCGACCTCGAGCCCGTCGGCGCGGACGGTGCGGACGGGGCGGGCGGTGCGGACGGCGCGCCCGGCACCGGCCGCCCCGGGCCCGCCGCCGTCGGTGGGGTCGCCCCCGGCGCCCCGGGCACCCCGACGGCCGGGCCGGGTGCGCACGACGCGGGCGCCCCGGGGTGGGTCGGGCCGGCACCGGTCGCCCCCGAGCGCCCCGTCTACGAGGTCCCGGTCGGGCGGCTGCTGGGGTCCACCCTGCTGTCGTCCGCGACCTTCTGGCTGCTCGGGATCCTGGTCGCCGTCGTCGCGCTGATCGCCACCTCCGGGCGGTTCGAGTCCGCGTTCGCGCTGCTGCCTGCGCTGCTCGGCGTGGTGTCGTACTCCTGGACCCGCTTCAACCGGGGCGCGAACTTCCGCGCGGCGATCTCCCCGGACGGGATCCGCCTGCGGCACGGGCTGACCGAGGCGCGCGCCCAGACCGTCCCGCCCGGCCGGGTGCAGGCCGTGCAGGTGACGCAGGGGCTGCTGTGGCGGCGGGCGGACTGGTGGCGGGTCGAGGTGAACGTCGCCGGCTACGGCGCCGGCACCGAGCAGACCCACACCGAGAACGTGCTGCTGCCGGTCGGGACCCGTGACGACGCGCTGCTGGCGCTGTGGCTCGTGCTGCCGGACCTCGGCACACCCGACCCGCGCGCCCTCGTCGACGCCGGCCTGACCGGCCGGGAGGCCGACGGCACCTGGGCGGTCGCGCCGCGCCGGTCCCGGTGGCTCGACCCGGTCGGCTGGCGGCGGCACGGCGTGACCGTCACCGACCGCGCCCTCGTGCTGCGCTCCGGCGTGCTCGTGCGCCGTCTGGTGGTCGTGCCGCACGAGCGCACGCAGTCGCTCGGCCTCGCGCAGGGGCCGCTGCAGCGGCGGCTCGGCCTGGCGTCGTTCCAGCTGCACTCGACGCCCGGGCCCGTGTCGCCCCGGGTCGACCACCTGGACGCGCGGGTCGCCGCCGGGCTGCTCGACGAGCAGTCGACGCGCGCCCGGACGGCACGCGCGGGGGCGGGGCCGGAGCAGTGGATGCGCCGGGCATGA
- a CDS encoding Rossmann-like and DUF2520 domain-containing protein, whose product MTRLGTGVVGAGRVGAVLGSALRAAGHPVVAVSAVSEASRERADALLPGVPVLDVPEVARRAELVLLAVPDDALPGLVTGLAATGAWQPGQIVVHTAGRYGAGVLDPARAAGAIPIALHPAMTFTGTSLDLSRLVGCTFAVTAPAAVLPIGQALVVEMGGEPVVLGEDARPLYHAALAHGANHLVVLVAQAGQALAAAGVADPGAVLRPLLSAALDGALRAESAGGGRDAEGEVSNGAITTLTGPVRRGDAGTVRDHLVELGALGVRTGATDVAASYRTLARAAAGRAHAAGLLRPDQGQAVLDALADPAGDAPEPGRAVGAPSDAAPGHVAGPERGTVHGAHHDESGRPGDAPAPADEEDQA is encoded by the coding sequence ATGACGCGGCTGGGGACCGGCGTCGTCGGCGCGGGCCGGGTCGGCGCCGTGCTGGGGAGCGCCCTGCGCGCCGCCGGGCACCCGGTGGTCGCGGTCAGCGCGGTGTCGGAGGCCTCGCGGGAGCGGGCCGACGCGCTGCTGCCGGGCGTCCCGGTGCTGGACGTGCCGGAGGTCGCCCGGCGCGCGGAGCTGGTGCTGCTGGCCGTCCCGGACGACGCGCTGCCCGGCCTCGTGACCGGTCTCGCCGCGACGGGCGCCTGGCAACCCGGTCAGATCGTCGTGCACACCGCCGGTCGCTACGGCGCCGGTGTCCTGGACCCCGCCCGCGCCGCGGGCGCGATCCCCATCGCCCTGCACCCGGCGATGACGTTCACCGGGACCTCGCTGGACCTGTCCCGCCTCGTCGGCTGCACGTTCGCGGTCACGGCCCCGGCCGCGGTGCTGCCGATCGGCCAGGCCCTCGTCGTCGAGATGGGCGGCGAGCCGGTGGTGCTCGGCGAGGACGCGCGGCCGCTGTACCACGCGGCGCTCGCGCACGGCGCGAACCACCTCGTCGTGCTCGTCGCGCAGGCCGGGCAGGCGCTCGCGGCGGCGGGGGTCGCGGACCCCGGCGCGGTGCTGCGACCGCTGCTGTCCGCCGCGCTGGACGGCGCCCTGCGCGCGGAGTCCGCAGGCGGCGGCCGGGACGCCGAGGGCGAGGTCAGCAACGGCGCGATCACGACGCTCACCGGGCCCGTGCGCCGCGGCGACGCCGGGACGGTGCGCGACCACCTGGTCGAGCTCGGCGCGCTCGGCGTCCGCACCGGGGCCACCGACGTCGCCGCGTCGTACCGCACGCTCGCGCGCGCAGCGGCCGGACGGGCGCACGCGGCCGGGCTGCTGCGGCCGGACCAGGGCCAGGCGGTGCTGGACGCGCTCGCGGACCCGGCGGGCGACGCCCCGGAACCCGGTCGGGCGGTCGGCGCCCCGTCGGACGCGGCCCCCGGTCACGTCGCGGGACCCGAGAGGGGTACCGTGCACGGCGCGCACCACGACGAGAGCGGCCGGCCCGGGGACGCCCCGGCGCCCGCCGACGAGGAGGACCAGGCATGA